The Pan paniscus chromosome 3, NHGRI_mPanPan1-v2.0_pri, whole genome shotgun sequence genome includes a window with the following:
- the MRPS18C gene encoding small ribosomal subunit protein bS18m isoform X1 yields MAAVVAVCGGLGRKKLTHLVTAAVSLTHPGTHTVLWRRGCSQQVSSNEDLPISMENPYKEPLKKCILCGKHVDYKNVQLLSQFVSPFTGCIYGRHITGLCGKKQKEITKAIKRAQIMGFMPVTYKDPAYLKDPKVCNIRYRE; encoded by the exons ATGGCCGCTGTGGTTGCTGTTTGCGGTGGTCTAGGGAGGAAGAAGTTGACACACTTGGTAACGGCTGCTGTCAGCCTTACACATCCCGGGACTCACACGG TGCTTTGGAGAAGAGGTTGTTCACAACAGGTATCCAGCAATGAGGACctg CCCATTTCAATGGAAAATCCTTATAAAGAACCTCTTAAGAAATGTATCTTGTGTGGAAAGCATGTAGATTATAAGAATGTACAG CTTTTGTCCCAGTTTGTTTCTCCATTTACTGGATGCATTTATGGAAGGCACATtacag gtctttgtgggaagaaacagaaagaaatcacaaaagcAATTAAGAGAGCTCAAATAATGG GGTTTATGCCAGTTACATACAAGGATCCTGCATATCTCAAGGACCCTAAAGTTTGTAACATCAGATATCGGGAATAA
- the MRPS18C gene encoding small ribosomal subunit protein bS18m isoform X2, which translates to MAAVVAVCGGLGRKKLTHLVTAAVSLTHPGTHTVLWRRGCSQQVSSNEDLLLSQFVSPFTGCIYGRHITGLCGKKQKEITKAIKRAQIMGFMPVTYKDPAYLKDPKVCNIRYRE; encoded by the exons ATGGCCGCTGTGGTTGCTGTTTGCGGTGGTCTAGGGAGGAAGAAGTTGACACACTTGGTAACGGCTGCTGTCAGCCTTACACATCCCGGGACTCACACGG TGCTTTGGAGAAGAGGTTGTTCACAACAGGTATCCAGCAATGAGGACctg CTTTTGTCCCAGTTTGTTTCTCCATTTACTGGATGCATTTATGGAAGGCACATtacag gtctttgtgggaagaaacagaaagaaatcacaaaagcAATTAAGAGAGCTCAAATAATGG GGTTTATGCCAGTTACATACAAGGATCCTGCATATCTCAAGGACCCTAAAGTTTGTAACATCAGATATCGGGAATAA
- the ABRAXAS1 gene encoding BRCA1-A complex subunit Abraxas 1 isoform X2: MTFRERLLHKNLQEHFSNQDLVFLLLTPSIITESCSTHRLEHSLYKPQKGLFHRVPLVVANLGMSEQLGYKTVSGSCMSTGFSRAVQTHSSKFFEEDGSLKEVHKINEMYASLQEELKSICKKVEDSEQAVDKLVKDVNRLKREIEKRRGAQIQAAREKNIQKDPQENIFLCQALRTFFPNSEFLHSCVMSLKNRHVSKSSCNYNHHLDVVDNLTLMVEHTDIPEASPASTPQIIKHKALDLDDRWQFKRSRLLDTQDKRSKADTGSSNQDKASKMSSPETDEEIEKMKGFGEYSQSPTF; this comes from the exons ATGACGTTTAGAGAGAGGCTGCTTCACAAAAACTTGCAGGAGCATTTTTCAAACCAAGACCTTGTTTTTCTGCTATTAACACCAAGTATAATAACAGAAAGCTGCTCTACTCATCGACTGGAACATTCCTTATATAAACCTCAAAAAGG ACTTTTTCACAGGGTACCTTTAGTGGTTGCCAATCTGGGCATGTCTGAACAACTGGGTTATAAAACTGTATCAGGTTCCTGTATGTCCACTGGTTTTAGCCGAGCAGTACAAACACACAG CTCTAAATTTTTTGAAGAAGATGGATCCTTAAAGGAGGTACATAAGATAAATGAAATGTATGCTTCATTACAAGAGGAATTAAAG AGTATATGCAAAAAAGTGGAAGACAGTGAACAAGCAGTAGATAAACTAGTAAAGGATGTAAACAGATTAAAACGAGAAattgagaaaaggagaggagcaCAGATTCAGGCAGCAA GAGAGAAGAACATCCAAAAAGACCCTCAGgagaacatttttctttgtcaGGCATTACGGACCTTTTTTccaaattctgaatttcttcattcatgtgttatgtctttaaaaaatagacatgtTTCTAAAAGTAGCTGTAACTACAACCACCATCTCGATGTAGTAGACAATCTGACCTTAATGGTAGAACACACTGACATTCCTGAAGCTAGTCCAGCTAGTACACCACAAATCATTAAGCATAAAGCCTTAGACTTAGATGACAGATGGCAATTCAAGAGATCTCGGTTGTTAGATACACAAGACAAACGATCTAAAGCAGATACTGGTAGTAGTAACCAAGATAAAGCATCCAAAATGAGCAGCCCagaaacagatgaagaaattgaaaagatGAAGGGTTTTGGTGAATATTCACAGTCTCCTACATTTTGA